The following are from one region of the Streptomyces fradiae genome:
- a CDS encoding acetyl-CoA C-acetyltransferase translates to MAEAYIVDAVRTPVGRRKGGLGAVHPADLGAHVLKALVARTGIDPAAVEDVVFGCLDTVGPQAGDIARTCWLAAGLPEEVPGVTIDRQCGSSQQAVHFAAQGVLSGTQDLVVAGGTQNMTMIPIAFASRQAAEPLGLTEGPYAGSEGWRARYGDAPVNQFHGAELIAAKWGIARRDQEEFALRSHRRALRAIDEGRFERETVPYGAVTVDEGPRRDTSLEKMAGLKPVVEGGTITAACSSQVSDGAAAMLLASERAVREHGLTPRARIHHLSVRGEDPIRMLSAPIPATAYALKKTGMTIDDIDLVEINEAFAPVVLAWLKETGADPERVNVNGGAIALGHPLGATGVKLMTTLLHELERTGGRYGLLTMCEGGGQANVTIIERL, encoded by the coding sequence ATGGCCGAGGCCTACATCGTCGACGCGGTCCGCACCCCGGTGGGCCGCCGCAAGGGCGGACTCGGCGCCGTCCATCCGGCGGACCTCGGCGCCCACGTCCTGAAGGCGCTCGTCGCGCGCACCGGCATCGACCCGGCCGCCGTCGAGGACGTGGTCTTCGGCTGCCTCGACACCGTCGGCCCGCAGGCCGGCGACATCGCCCGCACCTGCTGGCTCGCCGCCGGGCTCCCCGAGGAGGTCCCCGGCGTCACCATCGACCGCCAGTGCGGCTCCTCGCAGCAGGCCGTCCACTTCGCCGCCCAGGGTGTGCTCTCCGGCACCCAGGACCTGGTCGTCGCCGGTGGCACCCAGAACATGACGATGATCCCGATCGCCTTTGCCTCCCGGCAGGCCGCCGAACCCCTCGGCCTCACCGAGGGCCCGTACGCCGGCTCCGAGGGCTGGCGGGCCCGCTACGGCGACGCGCCGGTCAACCAGTTCCACGGCGCCGAGCTCATCGCCGCCAAGTGGGGCATCGCCCGCCGCGACCAGGAGGAGTTCGCCCTCCGCTCGCACCGGCGGGCGCTGCGCGCCATCGACGAGGGCCGCTTCGAGCGGGAGACCGTGCCGTACGGGGCCGTGACCGTCGACGAGGGCCCGCGCCGCGACACCAGCCTGGAGAAGATGGCCGGACTGAAGCCGGTCGTCGAGGGCGGCACCATCACCGCCGCCTGCTCCTCCCAGGTCTCGGACGGCGCGGCCGCGATGCTGCTCGCGAGCGAGCGCGCGGTGCGCGAGCACGGACTCACGCCGCGGGCCCGGATCCACCACCTGTCGGTGCGCGGCGAGGACCCGATCCGGATGCTGTCCGCGCCGATACCGGCCACCGCGTACGCCCTGAAGAAGACCGGCATGACCATCGACGACATCGACCTCGTCGAGATCAACGAGGCCTTCGCCCCGGTCGTCCTCGCCTGGCTCAAGGAGACCGGCGCCGACCCGGAGCGGGTCAACGTCAACGGCGGCGCCATCGCCCTCGGCCACCCGCTCGGCGCCACCGGCGTGAAGCTGATGACGACCCTGCTGCACGAACTGGAGCGCACGGGCGGGCGCTACGGACTGCTGACGATGTGCGAGGGCGGCGGGCAGGCGAACGTGACGATCATCGAGCGACTGTAG
- a CDS encoding LLM class flavin-dependent oxidoreductase, whose product MKFSMIFEAQLVDPTPDREHQLIHDCVEQAVLAEEMGFDRIWAVEHHSLTQYAHMSASEIFLTWVAARTERIRIGHGVVTMPFGYQHPVRVAERAAMLDVLSGGRVDVGAGRGATRQEMRMFGVRPEHTQPQVEEALRIFAAAWRKPEFEWHGSLDIGPGAVLPRPVQHPHPPLFMACSKHETLRLAAELGIGALVMGFAGADDVRAMRTVYDEAVAVRDGSKFVSTEVNDYFSALCPTIVLDDAARALRLGTRGQRFFAESIAHWYGGGPAPTGHAEDEDHTAALARERDELVARLHEAHIPARPVDTGTYNTDHAYGDADTAIAHVERLRRIGVDEVMCLIQMGTVPQEVCLETVRQWGEKVIPHFRALETAA is encoded by the coding sequence GTGAAGTTCTCCATGATCTTCGAAGCACAGCTCGTCGACCCGACCCCCGACCGCGAACACCAGCTCATCCACGACTGCGTCGAACAGGCCGTCCTCGCCGAGGAGATGGGCTTCGACCGGATCTGGGCGGTGGAGCACCACTCCCTCACCCAGTACGCCCACATGAGCGCGTCCGAGATCTTCCTGACCTGGGTGGCCGCCCGGACCGAGCGGATCCGCATCGGTCACGGCGTGGTCACCATGCCCTTCGGCTACCAGCACCCGGTCCGGGTCGCCGAGCGCGCCGCCATGCTGGACGTGCTGTCCGGCGGGCGGGTCGACGTCGGCGCCGGGCGCGGCGCGACCCGGCAGGAGATGCGGATGTTCGGGGTCCGGCCCGAGCACACCCAGCCGCAGGTGGAGGAGGCGCTGCGGATCTTCGCCGCCGCCTGGCGGAAGCCGGAGTTCGAGTGGCACGGCTCGCTCGACATCGGCCCCGGCGCGGTCCTCCCCCGCCCCGTGCAGCACCCCCATCCGCCGCTCTTCATGGCCTGCTCCAAGCACGAGACCCTCAGGCTGGCCGCCGAACTCGGCATCGGTGCCCTGGTGATGGGCTTCGCGGGCGCCGACGACGTGCGCGCGATGCGCACGGTGTACGACGAGGCCGTCGCCGTACGGGACGGCTCGAAGTTCGTCTCCACCGAGGTCAACGACTACTTCTCGGCGCTCTGCCCGACGATCGTGCTCGACGACGCGGCGCGCGCCCTGCGGCTCGGCACCCGTGGCCAGCGCTTCTTCGCCGAGTCCATCGCCCACTGGTACGGCGGCGGCCCCGCGCCCACCGGCCACGCCGAGGACGAGGACCACACCGCCGCCCTCGCCCGCGAGAGGGACGAGTTGGTGGCCCGGCTCCACGAGGCGCACATCCCGGCCCGGCCGGTCGACACCGGCACGTACAACACCGACCACGCCTACGGGGACGCCGACACGGCCATCGCCCATGTCGAGCGGCTGCGGCGGATCGGTGTCGACGAGGTGATGTGCCTGATCCAGATGGGCACGGTGCCGCAGGAGGTCTGTCTGGAGACCGTCCGCCAGTGGGGCGAGAAGGTCATCCCGCACTTCCGCGCGCTGGAGACGGCCGCGTGA
- a CDS encoding acyl-CoA dehydrogenase family protein — translation MRFLPTDEQRDFAASLDAMLTAAGTPAVLRAWAAGDPGPGRALWGRLGGAGVFALAVPEAYEGMGPLPVELAHAFVEVGRHAVPGPLVETVAAGALLAALAGRGETGPAKRFLPGIAEGTTVATLAVDEVSPYALDPDAADLVFVVRGAELRLAPGHEELRISADPVRRLARPVAGGELLAAGPAVTAAARQAREWALLATAAQALGVGRGLLDRTVAYAKQRTQFGAPIGSFQAVKHRLADTLLALEFARPLLFGAALTFASGDLAAAKVTAGEAARTAAATALQVHGAIGYTEELDLSLWLRKARPLRDAWGTPSWCRSQVLATRR, via the coding sequence ATGCGCTTTCTGCCGACCGACGAACAGCGCGACTTCGCCGCTTCGCTCGACGCGATGCTGACCGCCGCCGGCACTCCGGCGGTGCTCCGGGCGTGGGCCGCGGGCGATCCCGGGCCCGGGCGCGCCCTGTGGGGGCGGCTCGGCGGGGCGGGGGTGTTCGCGCTCGCCGTGCCCGAGGCGTACGAGGGGATGGGACCGCTGCCGGTGGAACTCGCCCACGCCTTCGTGGAGGTGGGCCGGCATGCCGTGCCCGGGCCGCTGGTGGAGACGGTCGCGGCGGGCGCGCTGCTCGCCGCGCTCGCCGGGCGGGGCGAGACCGGCCCGGCCAAGCGCTTCCTGCCGGGGATCGCGGAGGGCACGACGGTGGCGACCCTGGCGGTGGACGAGGTGTCGCCGTACGCGCTCGACCCGGACGCCGCCGACCTGGTGTTCGTCGTACGGGGCGCGGAGCTGCGGCTCGCGCCCGGTCACGAGGAGCTGCGGATCTCGGCCGACCCGGTGCGCCGGCTCGCCCGGCCGGTGGCGGGCGGCGAACTCCTCGCGGCCGGTCCCGCCGTCACCGCCGCGGCCCGCCAGGCCCGCGAGTGGGCGCTGCTCGCGACGGCCGCGCAGGCGCTGGGCGTGGGCCGGGGGCTCCTGGACCGCACCGTGGCGTACGCGAAGCAGCGCACCCAGTTCGGCGCCCCGATCGGCTCCTTCCAGGCGGTCAAGCACCGGCTCGCGGACACCCTGCTCGCCCTGGAGTTCGCCCGGCCGCTGCTCTTCGGAGCGGCGCTCACCTTCGCGAGCGGTGATCTCGCGGCGGCGAAGGTCACGGCCGGCGAGGCCGCCCGTACGGCCGCCGCCACCGCCCTCCAGGTCCACGGCGCCATCGGCTACACGGAGGAGCTCGACCTCTCCCTCTGGCTGCGCAAGGCCCGGCCGCTGCGGGACGCCTGGGGCACGCCGTCGTGGTGCCGTTCCCAGGTGCTGGCGACGCGCCGCTAG
- a CDS encoding alpha/beta hydrolase, which yields MTPDPLTPAARALCDAMSAGFPRPEDGAAALRAAARAHLGELPPGAGAVDTYAKDVPVRVYEGEADLVVVFAHGGGWVLCDLDTHDRLCRALAARSGATVVSVDYRRAPEHRFPAAEDDVYAALEWAAARHPGRPLVLAGDSSGGNLAAACAPRARDRGGPALAGQLLLYPVLDHRLDGGSAATYAEGFFHTTAHMRWYWQQYLGPDGDPGAASPGLATDVSGLPPTLIVLADCDPLRDEGLAYARRLSSSGVPTHVQLHTGMFHGFLGGLGVLPEADRALDAAAAWLRSLVCP from the coding sequence ATGACGCCGGACCCCTTGACCCCGGCCGCCCGCGCCCTGTGCGACGCGATGTCGGCGGGCTTCCCGCGCCCCGAGGACGGCGCGGCGGCACTGCGGGCGGCGGCGCGGGCCCACCTGGGCGAGCTCCCGCCGGGCGCCGGCGCCGTCGACACGTACGCGAAGGACGTCCCCGTCCGCGTGTACGAGGGCGAGGCCGACCTGGTCGTCGTCTTCGCGCACGGCGGCGGCTGGGTGCTGTGCGACCTGGACACCCACGACCGGCTGTGCCGCGCCCTCGCCGCCCGCAGCGGCGCGACGGTCGTCTCCGTCGACTACCGCCGCGCCCCCGAGCACCGCTTCCCGGCCGCCGAGGACGACGTGTACGCGGCCCTGGAATGGGCCGCCGCCCGGCACCCCGGCCGCCCCCTCGTCCTGGCCGGCGACTCCAGCGGCGGCAACCTCGCAGCGGCCTGCGCCCCGCGCGCCCGTGACCGCGGCGGCCCCGCGCTCGCCGGTCAGCTGCTGCTCTACCCGGTCCTGGACCACCGGCTGGACGGCGGGTCGGCGGCCACCTACGCGGAGGGCTTCTTCCACACCACCGCCCATATGCGCTGGTACTGGCAGCAGTATCTGGGCCCCGACGGAGACCCCGGCGCCGCCTCCCCCGGCCTGGCGACCGACGTCTCCGGCCTCCCGCCGACCCTGATCGTCCTCGCCGACTGCGACCCCCTCCGCGACGAGGGCCTCGCCTACGCCCGCCGTCTCTCGTCATCCGGCGTCCCGACCCACGTCCAGCTCCACACGGGCATGTTCCACGGCTTCCTGGGCGGCCTGGGAGTGCTCCCGGAGGCGGACCGGGCTCTGGACGCAGCGGCGGCCTGGCTCAGGTCCCTCGTCTGCCCGTAG
- a CDS encoding SDR family oxidoreductase, whose amino-acid sequence MSPRTPPPPYVEGHGLLAGRTAVVTAAAGAGIGGATARRLLEEGARVLISDAHARRLKETETALAAEFGADQVAAQTCDVTDETQVQALYDTAIRLHGGLDVLVNNAGLGGTAPLVDMTDEQWNRVLDVTLTGTMRCTRAALRHFRETGRAGVIVNNASVVGWRAQAGQAHYAAAKAGVMALTRCAAVEAAAYGVRVNAVAPSLAMHPHLVKVTSAELLDELTAREAFGRYAEPWEVANVIVFLAGDYSSYMTGETVSVSSRHP is encoded by the coding sequence ATGAGCCCTCGCACACCTCCGCCGCCCTATGTCGAGGGCCACGGCCTGCTCGCCGGCCGCACCGCCGTCGTCACCGCCGCCGCCGGCGCCGGCATCGGCGGCGCCACCGCCCGCCGCCTCCTGGAGGAGGGCGCCCGCGTACTGATCAGCGACGCCCACGCCCGCCGCCTCAAGGAGACCGAGACCGCCCTCGCCGCCGAGTTCGGCGCCGACCAGGTCGCCGCCCAGACCTGTGACGTCACCGACGAGACCCAGGTCCAGGCGCTGTACGACACCGCGATACGGCTCCACGGCGGCCTCGACGTCCTGGTCAACAACGCCGGCCTCGGCGGCACCGCCCCGCTCGTCGACATGACCGACGAGCAGTGGAACCGGGTCCTCGACGTCACCCTCACCGGCACCATGCGCTGCACCCGCGCCGCCCTCCGTCACTTCCGGGAGACCGGCCGGGCAGGCGTCATCGTCAACAACGCCTCCGTCGTCGGCTGGCGCGCCCAGGCCGGCCAGGCCCACTACGCCGCAGCCAAGGCCGGCGTCATGGCCCTCACCCGCTGCGCCGCCGTCGAGGCCGCCGCGTACGGCGTCCGCGTCAACGCCGTCGCCCCCTCCCTCGCCATGCACCCCCACCTGGTCAAGGTCACCTCGGCCGAGCTGCTCGACGAGCTGACCGCCCGCGAGGCCTTCGGGCGGTACGCCGAGCCCTGGGAGGTCGCCAACGTCATCGTCTTCCTGGCCGGCGACTACTCCTCGTACATGACCGGCGAGACGGTCTCGGTCAGCAGCCGGCACCCGTAG
- a CDS encoding acyl-CoA dehydrogenase family protein has protein sequence MSSAMSSVEEFRTAIRDWLRSQLTGEFAALKGLGGPGREHEAFAERLAWERHMAAHGWTCVGWPKEYGGRGASIEEQLAFHEEYALADAPARVNHIGEQLLGPALIDHGTEEQKARFLPPIRAVEELWCQGYSEPDAGSDLAAVRTRAVRDGDEWVVHGQKIWTSLAHESQWCFVLARTEPRAEPRTEPRAESRTPGSRPHAGLSYLLVPLDQPGVDIRPIVQLTGTSEFNEVFFDGARTAATHVVGAPGDGWRIAMATLGYERGVSTLGQQVGFRRELEALIVLARANGAAADPLIRDRLVRAWTGLRTLRAHARTGTEPSLAKLSWSHWHRDLGELAMDVRGAAATLAAGEPYELDAWQRLFLFSRADTIYAGSSEIQRNIIAERVLGLPKEPRA, from the coding sequence ATGAGTAGCGCCATGAGCAGCGTCGAGGAGTTCCGCACCGCGATACGCGACTGGCTCCGGTCTCAACTCACCGGCGAATTCGCCGCGTTGAAGGGACTCGGCGGACCGGGTCGGGAGCACGAGGCGTTCGCCGAACGGCTCGCCTGGGAACGGCACATGGCCGCCCACGGCTGGACCTGCGTCGGCTGGCCGAAGGAGTACGGCGGGCGCGGCGCGAGCATCGAGGAGCAGCTCGCCTTCCACGAGGAGTACGCCCTCGCCGACGCCCCCGCCCGGGTCAACCACATCGGCGAACAGCTCCTCGGCCCCGCCCTCATCGACCACGGCACCGAGGAGCAGAAGGCCCGCTTCCTGCCCCCGATCCGGGCCGTCGAGGAGCTGTGGTGCCAGGGCTACAGCGAGCCCGACGCCGGCTCCGACCTCGCCGCCGTCCGCACCCGCGCGGTCCGCGACGGCGACGAGTGGGTCGTGCACGGCCAGAAGATCTGGACCTCGCTCGCCCACGAGTCCCAGTGGTGCTTCGTCCTCGCCCGGACGGAGCCGCGCGCCGAGCCACGCACCGAACCCCGCGCGGAGTCCCGTACCCCCGGCTCCCGCCCGCACGCCGGGCTCTCCTACCTCCTCGTCCCGCTCGACCAGCCCGGCGTCGACATCCGGCCGATCGTGCAGCTCACCGGCACCAGCGAGTTCAACGAGGTCTTCTTCGACGGCGCCCGCACAGCGGCCACGCACGTGGTCGGCGCGCCCGGCGACGGCTGGCGGATCGCCATGGCCACCCTCGGCTACGAGCGCGGCGTCTCCACCCTCGGCCAGCAGGTCGGCTTCCGCCGCGAACTCGAAGCCCTGATAGTCCTCGCCCGCGCCAACGGCGCCGCCGCCGACCCGCTGATCCGCGACCGGCTCGTCCGCGCCTGGACCGGACTGCGCACCCTGCGCGCCCACGCCCGCACCGGCACCGAACCCTCCCTGGCCAAGCTCTCCTGGTCCCACTGGCACCGGGACCTCGGCGAGCTCGCCATGGACGTGCGCGGCGCCGCCGCCACCCTCGCCGCCGGCGAACCGTACGAACTCGACGCCTGGCAGCGCCTGTTCCTGTTCTCCCGCGCCGACACCATCTACGCCGGGTCGAGCGAGATCCAGCGGAACATCATCGCCGAGCGGGTGCTCGGCCTCCCGAAGGAGCCGCGCGCATGA
- a CDS encoding PadR family transcriptional regulator — protein MVDQETVPGLPATGWAVLGLLSHGRELSGYDVKKWADRSLGLFYWSPSFSQVYSELKRLESSGYATSRLVAPETGSRDKRVYRITGEGLAAVRTWARTAPLDPPVLKHGPMLRLWLGHLLEPERMREILAAHREYAEGMRRRAEADVADAGADEAWAYPRLTLAWAERYYAAERDLADAMLADIEKLEGDK, from the coding sequence GTGGTGGACCAAGAGACCGTGCCAGGGCTTCCCGCGACCGGCTGGGCAGTGCTCGGACTGCTGTCCCACGGACGGGAGTTGTCCGGCTACGACGTCAAGAAGTGGGCCGACCGCTCGCTCGGGCTGTTCTACTGGAGCCCCTCCTTCAGCCAGGTCTACAGCGAGCTCAAACGCCTGGAGAGCAGCGGCTACGCCACCTCGCGGCTCGTCGCCCCCGAGACCGGCAGCCGCGACAAGCGCGTCTACCGCATCACCGGCGAGGGCCTCGCCGCCGTCCGCACCTGGGCCCGTACCGCCCCGCTCGACCCGCCGGTCCTCAAGCACGGGCCGATGCTGCGGCTCTGGCTCGGGCACCTCCTCGAACCCGAGCGGATGCGGGAGATCCTGGCCGCGCACCGGGAGTACGCCGAGGGCATGCGACGGCGGGCCGAGGCGGACGTGGCCGACGCGGGGGCGGACGAGGCGTGGGCGTACCCCCGGCTCACCCTGGCGTGGGCCGAGCGCTACTACGCGGCCGAACGCGACCTGGCCGACGCCATGCTCGCGGACATCGAGAAGCTGGAGGGGGACAAGTAG
- a CDS encoding TetR/AcrR family transcriptional regulator encodes MPTTKPSPKKKTQVTASPERRRELLDTAAEVFAAQGYNATTVRKIADEAGMLAGSLYYHFDSKESMLDEILSTFLNELWDGYDTVLAAGHGPRETIEALVTESFREIDRHRAAVAIYQKEARHLSDQPRFRYLADSQVKFEKAWLGTLERGVGSGVFRADLDIRLTYRFVRDTVWVAASWYRPGGQHSPDEIARQYLSMVLDGIAVRTP; translated from the coding sequence GTGCCAACGACCAAGCCTTCCCCGAAGAAGAAGACCCAGGTGACCGCCTCGCCCGAGCGGCGCCGCGAGCTGCTCGACACCGCCGCCGAGGTCTTCGCCGCCCAGGGCTACAACGCCACCACCGTCCGCAAGATCGCCGACGAGGCGGGCATGCTCGCCGGCAGCCTCTACTACCACTTCGATTCCAAGGAATCGATGCTCGACGAGATCCTCTCCACCTTCCTGAACGAGCTCTGGGACGGCTACGACACCGTGCTCGCCGCCGGGCACGGCCCCAGGGAGACCATCGAGGCCCTGGTCACCGAGTCCTTCCGGGAGATCGACCGGCACCGCGCCGCCGTCGCCATCTACCAGAAGGAGGCCCGACACCTCTCCGACCAGCCCCGCTTCCGCTACCTCGCCGACTCCCAGGTCAAGTTCGAGAAGGCCTGGCTCGGCACCCTGGAGCGCGGCGTCGGGTCCGGCGTCTTCCGCGCCGACCTCGACATCCGGCTCACCTACCGCTTCGTGCGCGACACCGTGTGGGTCGCCGCGAGCTGGTACCGCCCGGGCGGGCAGCACAGCCCGGACGAGATCGCCCGCCAGTACCTGTCGATGGTGCTCGACGGAATCGCCGTACGCACCCCCTAG
- a CDS encoding pyridoxamine 5'-phosphate oxidase family protein, whose protein sequence is MGDTGTSTAPTTWAAFEAAEPELATIVRERFGQYTHHALATLRKDGSPRLSGIEADFRAGELYLGMMPNSRKALDLRRDPRFALLANPGEGTSMGGGDVRLSGRAVEISDPAKLDWYATEVGMPMPFHVFRVELTEVVRTYVDGEEIVLRTWSPGHGVRTLRRGNDESPPREDPR, encoded by the coding sequence ATGGGAGACACCGGAACCAGCACCGCCCCGACCACCTGGGCGGCCTTCGAGGCCGCCGAGCCCGAGCTCGCCACCATCGTCCGCGAGCGCTTCGGCCAGTACACCCATCACGCCCTCGCCACCCTCCGCAAGGACGGCTCGCCGCGGCTCAGCGGCATCGAGGCCGACTTCCGGGCCGGTGAGCTGTACCTCGGCATGATGCCGAACTCGCGCAAGGCCCTCGACCTGCGCCGCGACCCCCGCTTCGCGCTGCTCGCCAACCCCGGGGAGGGGACGAGCATGGGCGGCGGCGACGTCCGGCTCTCCGGACGGGCGGTCGAGATCAGCGACCCGGCGAAGCTGGACTGGTACGCGACCGAGGTCGGCATGCCGATGCCGTTCCATGTCTTCCGGGTCGAGCTCACGGAGGTCGTCCGGACGTACGTCGACGGCGAGGAGATCGTCCTGCGCACCTGGTCCCCGGGGCACGGCGTGCGGACGCTCCGGCGCGGCAACGACGAGAGCCCGCCCCGCGAGGACCCGCGCTAG
- a CDS encoding VWA domain-containing protein, translating to MAMSLRKVEESAPALVSLYKKAGDSLRRHGMEGQRAAVYLVVDYSGSMKPYYADGTVQALADRVLGLSAQLDDDGRVPVVFFSTDIDAETEIELADHEGRIDRIVAGLGHMGKTSYHLAMDAVIDHYLDSGTDAPALVVFQTDGGPINRPAAERYVCKAARLPLFWQFVGFGDPGSRQFDFLRKLDELAVPAKRAVDNAGFFHAGKDPRKVPDAELYDRLVAEFPGWLAAARAQGIVRS from the coding sequence ATGGCAATGAGTCTGCGCAAGGTCGAGGAGAGCGCTCCCGCGCTGGTCAGCCTCTACAAGAAGGCGGGGGACTCGCTCCGGCGGCACGGTATGGAGGGGCAGCGGGCCGCCGTCTACCTGGTCGTCGACTACTCCGGCTCCATGAAGCCGTATTACGCCGACGGCACCGTGCAGGCCCTCGCCGACCGGGTGCTCGGGCTCTCCGCGCAGCTCGACGACGACGGACGGGTGCCGGTGGTCTTCTTCTCCACCGACATCGACGCCGAGACCGAGATCGAGCTCGCCGACCACGAGGGGCGGATCGACCGGATCGTCGCCGGTCTCGGGCACATGGGAAAGACCAGCTACCACCTGGCCATGGACGCGGTCATCGACCACTACCTCGACAGCGGCACGGACGCGCCCGCGCTCGTCGTCTTCCAGACCGACGGCGGGCCGATCAACCGGCCCGCCGCCGAGCGGTACGTCTGCAAGGCGGCCCGGCTGCCGCTGTTCTGGCAGTTCGTCGGCTTCGGCGATCCCGGCAGCCGGCAGTTCGACTTCCTCCGCAAGCTCGACGAGCTCGCGGTGCCGGCGAAGCGGGCCGTCGACAACGCCGGCTTCTTCCACGCCGGGAAGGACCCGCGCAAGGTCCCGGACGCCGAGCTGTACGACCGGCTCGTCGCCGAGTTCCCCGGCTGGCTCGCCGCCGCCCGCGCCCAGGGCATCGTCCGGTCCTGA
- a CDS encoding glucose 1-dehydrogenase, which translates to MTGPKGLRDRAVIVTGAARGQGAAEARLLAEAGARVVLTDVREEEGRAVAAELGPDRGVFVRHDVTSAEDWAAVAATALGSYGRLDGLVNNAALWRTAPLEDETYDNFELLLRVDLLGPFLGMRAVLPALREAGGGSIVNVSSTAGLVGVPGHAAYGAGKFGLRGLSRSAARDLAPYGIRVNTVHPGAVDTPMTAAVADRDWSHVPLGRMGRPREVGELVAFLLSDAASYVTGAEFTVDGGLTA; encoded by the coding sequence GTGACCGGGCCCAAGGGTCTGCGGGACAGAGCCGTGATCGTCACCGGCGCGGCCCGGGGCCAGGGCGCCGCCGAGGCCCGGCTGCTCGCGGAGGCCGGCGCGCGGGTGGTCCTCACCGACGTACGGGAGGAGGAGGGCCGGGCGGTCGCGGCCGAACTCGGGCCGGACCGGGGCGTGTTCGTACGGCACGACGTGACGTCGGCGGAGGACTGGGCGGCGGTCGCGGCCACGGCGCTCGGCTCGTACGGCCGGCTCGACGGCCTGGTCAACAACGCGGCTCTGTGGCGCACCGCGCCGCTGGAGGACGAGACGTACGACAACTTCGAGCTGCTCCTGCGGGTCGATCTGCTGGGCCCGTTCCTCGGCATGCGGGCGGTGCTTCCGGCGCTGCGCGAGGCGGGCGGCGGCTCGATCGTGAACGTGTCGTCGACGGCCGGCCTGGTCGGCGTCCCGGGCCACGCGGCGTACGGCGCGGGCAAGTTCGGGCTGCGCGGCCTCAGCCGCTCGGCGGCGCGTGATCTCGCCCCGTACGGCATCCGGGTCAACACGGTCCATCCCGGCGCCGTCGACACCCCGATGACGGCGGCGGTCGCCGACCGCGACTGGTCGCACGTGCCGCTCGGGCGGATGGGCCGGCCGCGCGAGGTCGGGGAGCTGGTCGCGTTCTTGTTGTCGGACGCGGCCTCGTACGTGACGGGCGCCGAGTTCACCGTGGACGGAGGGCTCACCGCATGA
- a CDS encoding acyl-CoA dehydrogenase family protein, with translation MDLTSSPGDDAFRAEARAWLRAHVPARPLPSLETAEGFAAHRAWEAELAAGRWSVVSWPERYGGRDADIFRWLAFEEEYYAAGAPGRVSQNGISLLAPTLFEHATEEQRARVLPSMARGGTIWAQAWSEPEAGSDLASLTSRAVRTDGGWLLSGQKTWSSRAAFADRAFGIFRTDPAPAAEGRPHRGLTYLMFDLRAPGVTVRPIGRLDGRPAFAELFLDEVFVPDEDVIGEPGQGWRIAMSTTGNERGLTLRSPGRFLAAADRLVRLWRETADPADTALRDRVADAVIGARAYQLFTAAGASRFAAGGEIGAESSLNKVFWSTYDLALHETALDLLGADGELADTEWAEGHVFSLAGPIYAGTNEIQRDIIAERLLGLPKGRR, from the coding sequence ATGGACCTGACCAGCTCACCCGGGGACGACGCCTTCCGGGCGGAGGCCCGCGCCTGGCTGCGCGCCCACGTCCCGGCCAGGCCGCTGCCGTCCCTGGAGACCGCGGAGGGCTTCGCGGCCCACCGCGCCTGGGAGGCCGAACTCGCCGCCGGCCGCTGGTCGGTGGTCTCCTGGCCGGAGCGGTACGGCGGCCGCGACGCCGACATCTTCCGCTGGCTGGCCTTCGAGGAGGAGTACTACGCGGCGGGCGCGCCCGGCCGGGTCTCGCAGAACGGCATCAGCCTGCTCGCCCCCACCCTCTTCGAGCACGCCACCGAGGAGCAGCGGGCCCGGGTCCTGCCGTCCATGGCGAGGGGCGGGACGATCTGGGCGCAGGCCTGGTCCGAGCCAGAGGCCGGCTCCGACCTGGCGTCGCTGACCTCGCGGGCGGTGCGGACGGACGGCGGCTGGCTGCTCTCCGGGCAGAAGACCTGGTCCTCGCGGGCCGCGTTCGCCGACCGGGCCTTCGGGATCTTCCGCACCGACCCGGCGCCGGCGGCCGAGGGCCGGCCGCACCGGGGCCTCACCTATCTGATGTTCGACCTCCGCGCGCCGGGCGTGACCGTGCGGCCGATCGGGCGGCTCGACGGCAGGCCGGCCTTCGCCGAGCTGTTCCTGGACGAGGTGTTCGTGCCGGACGAGGACGTCATCGGCGAGCCCGGGCAGGGCTGGCGGATCGCCATGTCCACCACCGGCAACGAGCGCGGCCTCACCCTCCGCTCCCCCGGCCGCTTCCTGGCCGCGGCCGACCGGCTCGTACGGCTGTGGCGGGAGACGGCGGACCCGGCGGACACCGCGCTGCGCGACCGGGTCGCGGACGCGGTGATCGGGGCGCGGGCCTATCAGCTGTTCACGGCCGCCGGGGCGTCCCGTTTCGCGGCGGGCGGGGAGATCGGGGCCGAGTCGAGCCTCAACAAGGTGTTCTGGTCGACGTACGACCTCGCCCTGCACGAGACCGCGCTCGATCTGCTGGGCGCGGACGGGGAGCTGGCGGACACCGAGTGGGCCGAGGGGCATGTCTTCTCGCTCGCCGGGCCGATCTACGCGGGCACCAACGAGATCCAGCGCGACATCATCGCCGAGCGGCTGCTCGGCCTCCCGAAGGGCCGTCGCTGA